Proteins found in one Glycine soja mitochondrion, complete genome genomic segment:
- the orf114 gene encoding hypothetical protein — protein sequence MQTPESLSSFNECPRPSSLAQPSLTAYECVVESRNASPNLMAGTILASSPHYFSAVEDYHACLMKNWLALATLRSKQNLPQSHCLYEQTNFVQPAYVEKIRYSFYANRLVTSMY from the coding sequence ATGCAAACCCCTGAAAGTCTGTCTTCTTTTAATGAATGCCCTAGGCCTTCTTCACTTGCACAACCCTCCCTAACAGCCTATGAATGTGTAGTGGAATCCCGCAATGCGTCACCGAATTTGATGGCAGGCACAATTCTGGCTAGTTCTCCGCACTACTTTTCTGCAGTTGAAGACTATCATGCCTGTTTAATGAAAAACTGGCTGGCTCTGGCTACCTTGCGGAGCAAACAAAATCTCCCCCAATCACACTGCCTGTATGAACAAACAAACTTTGTACAACCAGCTTACGTGGAAAAGATTCGATATTCTTTCTATGCCAATAGACTCGTGACATCCATGTACTGA
- the orf106 gene encoding hypothetical protein codes for MLEDDCRYLMVSKIPTVGISLKAQTEINGLLEGYLRHFSANQPEGLELLDVAQCCYKLTTKKLCVELQPLRVGHGATASDAPHHCGRRRLAHQPTFLPRRGRSATT; via the coding sequence ATGTTAGAAGACGACTGTCGGTATCTGATGGTAAGTAAGATACCTACGGTCGGTATATCTTTGAAAGCTCAGACGGAGATAAACGGACTCCTCGAGGGCTACTTAAGGCACTTTAGTGCAAACCAACCAGAAGGACTGGAGCTGTTGGATGTAGCTCAGTGCTGCTATAAATTAACAACCAAAAAGCTCTGCGTCGAACTTCAGCCCCTTCGAGTTGGCCACGGGGCAACAGCCTCTGACGCCCCACACCATTGCGGCAGGAGGAGGCTTGCCCATCAGCCTACTTTTTTGCCAAGACGTGGCAGGAGCGCAACGACCTAG